One genomic window of Methanosarcina acetivorans C2A includes the following:
- a CDS encoding class I SAM-dependent methyltransferase: MPKSYWETVPGKKIPSSLELYPIVQSYLQEGYKILDIGCGFGKISFELASLGYSVTGIDINSEAIRLSKAAAKSLEHNRKTEGRAEFKVGNASDLPFHDSSFDFEIMQAFLTSVPEPQARVRILQEAFRVLKPGGYLYLVEFAQNWHLKLYRKRYMQDFPVTKEEGSFLALNPETGDVEFIAHHFSEKELVFLLVDGGFEIDYFRVEELKTRTGNRINGFVVVAKKL; the protein is encoded by the coding sequence ATGCCAAAATCATACTGGGAAACGGTTCCCGGAAAGAAAATACCTTCAAGCCTTGAGCTTTATCCCATAGTTCAAAGTTATCTGCAGGAAGGCTATAAAATTCTCGACATCGGATGCGGTTTTGGAAAAATTAGCTTTGAACTTGCTTCCCTGGGGTATTCGGTAACAGGAATAGATATAAACTCCGAAGCGATCAGACTTTCGAAAGCTGCAGCAAAAAGTCTGGAACACAATCGAAAGACAGAAGGAAGGGCTGAATTTAAGGTTGGGAATGCTTCTGATCTCCCTTTTCACGATTCAAGTTTCGATTTTGAAATCATGCAGGCTTTTTTGACCTCTGTGCCGGAGCCGCAGGCAAGAGTCAGGATTCTTCAGGAGGCTTTCCGAGTCCTGAAACCCGGGGGTTACCTTTATCTTGTGGAATTTGCCCAGAACTGGCACCTCAAGCTTTACAGAAAGCGCTACATGCAGGATTTTCCGGTTACAAAAGAAGAAGGTTCTTTCCTTGCCCTTAACCCTGAAACAGGAGATGTTGAATTTATTGCACATCATTTTTCCGAAAAAGAGCTTGTGTTCCTGCTGGTAGACGGTGGGTTTGAGATTGACTATTTCAGGGTAGAAGAGCTCAAAACCAGAACAGGTAACAGAATTAACGGGTTTGTAGTTGTAGCTAAAAAGCTTTGA
- a CDS encoding DMT family transporter, protein MNYYYLLLLAIAFEVCGTTCMKLSEGFTKLLPSVLIFVFYAISFFLFTLALKGIDVSVAYAIWAGLGTALITIVGILWFREPATALKMISLIVVITGVIGLHLSDKVT, encoded by the coding sequence ATGAACTACTATTACCTGCTGTTACTGGCAATAGCATTTGAAGTATGCGGGACTACCTGCATGAAATTATCCGAAGGCTTTACAAAACTGCTCCCTTCGGTATTGATTTTCGTGTTCTATGCGATCAGTTTCTTTCTCTTCACACTTGCCCTTAAAGGAATAGATGTGAGCGTTGCATATGCAATATGGGCTGGTCTCGGAACTGCCCTTATCACCATCGTAGGGATTTTATGGTTCAGGGAACCTGCCACAGCTCTCAAAATGATTTCTCTTATCGTTGTAATTACAGGAGTTATCGGGCTTCATCTGAGTGATAAAGTCACATAA
- a CDS encoding CxxC-x17-CxxC domain-containing protein yields MSFNDRGNSYRGRDSNRGGRDSGSRGGFRGGSSGPREMYPAVCSDCGVETQVPFKPAEGRPVYCRDCLPKHRKF; encoded by the coding sequence GTGAGTTTTAATGACAGAGGGAATTCCTACCGGGGGAGAGACAGCAACCGGGGTGGCAGAGACAGCGGCAGCCGCGGGGGTTTCAGAGGCGGCAGCAGCGGTCCCAGAGAAATGTACCCAGCAGTTTGTTCTGACTGCGGTGTAGAGACCCAGGTTCCGTTCAAACCGGCTGAAGGAAGACCGGTTTACTGCAGGGACTGCCTTCCGAAACACAGGAAGTTCTAA
- a CDS encoding CxxC-x17-CxxC domain-containing protein, with protein MGFNDRGNSYRGRDSGRGGRDGNRGGFRGGNSGPREMHKVICSDCGVETEVPFKPTEGRPVYCRDCLPNHRKF; from the coding sequence ATGGGTTTTAATGACAGAGGAAACTCCTACAGGGGGAGAGACAGTGGCCGCGGTGGCAGAGATGGTAACCGCGGGGGTTTCAGAGGCGGCAACAGCGGCCCCAGGGAAATGCACAAGGTTATTTGTTCAGATTGCGGTGTTGAAACCGAAGTTCCCTTTAAGCCAACTGAAGGAAGACCGGTTTACTGTAGAGACTGCCTTCCAAACCACAGGAAGTTCTAA
- the eif1A gene encoding translation initiation factor eIF-1A, translated as MRKRREGSAAPSTQEVTRVRTPRKENHEVLATVGSLLGSKRVNLQCMDGVVRMGRIPGSKNKKMWIREGDVVIVTPWEIQDTKADVIWKYTRPQIEWLERKGYLK; from the coding sequence ATGAGAAAGAGAAGAGAAGGATCAGCTGCACCCAGTACTCAGGAAGTAACAAGGGTACGCACTCCACGCAAGGAGAACCATGAAGTACTGGCAACGGTAGGAAGCCTTTTAGGTTCAAAGAGGGTCAATTTACAGTGTATGGACGGTGTTGTCCGAATGGGGAGAATCCCCGGGTCCAAGAACAAGAAGATGTGGATTCGTGAGGGGGATGTCGTAATTGTCACTCCATGGGAAATCCAGGATACAAAGGCCGATGTTATCTGGAAATATACAAGACCTCAGATCGAGTGGCTCGAGCGTAAAGGCTATCTTAAGTAA
- a CDS encoding CxxC-x17-CxxC domain-containing protein, translated as MAFNDRNSFRGRDNNRGGFGGPREMHNAICSDCGAETQVPFKPDPDRPVYCRDCLPNHRKPRENRY; from the coding sequence ATGGCTTTTAATGACAGAAATTCCTTCCGGGGAAGAGACAACAACCGGGGAGGTTTCGGAGGCCCGAGGGAAATGCACAACGCAATCTGTTCCGACTGTGGCGCTGAAACACAGGTTCCTTTCAAACCTGATCCCGACAGACCGGTCTATTGCAGGGACTGCCTTCCTAACCACAGGAAGCCCAGAGAGAACCGCTACTAA
- the eif1A gene encoding translation initiation factor eIF-1A: MIRKRQSGSNKSVSSGNNQEVTRVRTPRKDRNEVLATVASLLGSKRVTLQCMDGVVRMGRIPGSKNKKMWVREGDVVIANPWEIQDSKADVIWKYTKPQVDWLERKGYLN; this comes from the coding sequence ATTATTAGAAAAAGACAATCAGGGTCAAATAAGTCTGTAAGCTCGGGAAATAATCAGGAAGTAACAAGAGTCCGAACACCCCGTAAGGACAGAAATGAAGTCTTGGCAACAGTAGCAAGTTTACTTGGCTCAAAAAGAGTTACGCTGCAGTGCATGGACGGGGTTGTCCGCATGGGCAGAATTCCCGGTTCCAAAAACAAGAAAATGTGGGTCCGTGAAGGCGATGTTGTGATCGCAAACCCCTGGGAAATTCAGGATTCAAAAGCCGATGTCATATGGAAGTATACAAAACCTCAGGTAGACTGGCTTGAAAGAAAAGGTTACCTTAATTAA
- a CDS encoding acetolactate synthase large subunit: protein MKASDLFVTQLKEEGVEYIFGLPGEENLALLESLRNSNIKLIITRHEQAAAFMAAAYGRLTGKAGVCFSTLGPGATNLVTGVAQAQLIGAPLISISGQKALVDNWQARFQLVDVVRMMEPLCKKAVSISDPGRIPTVIRNAFKHAEAEKPGAVHIELPEDVAGEETDAVVQKRSRIKIPSPDPEAVEMAARMIHKAKNPLIIVSSGANRTEVTEELEYFSRKTGIYLVHTQMGKGVVPDDCIYSLFATGIHARDYVNCGIDGADLIITVGYDIVEYPPYLWNRHLDKKIINIDFADSIPDRYFNPDVEVIGDIASSIRQLAARIPEKREFPFFENTRNFIEEKINSPFRKGYPPLPQEIVQSVRKVLGREDIISLDNGIYKLWFSRLYKAYAPNTVLLDNALATMGAGFSAGLVAKLLHPERRVLAVCGDGGFMMNCQELETAIRYKIPLVVLILNDNAFGFIKWKQKKLHFEDFALDCGNPDFVRFAESFGATGLKVEEGDDLSEVLEKAFFLNKLVAIECPIDYSVNYETFSIELGNLVCKF, encoded by the coding sequence ATGAAAGCTTCGGACCTTTTTGTTACCCAGCTAAAAGAGGAAGGTGTGGAATATATTTTCGGACTCCCCGGAGAAGAAAACCTTGCTCTTCTAGAATCTCTGCGAAACTCGAATATCAAACTGATCATAACAAGGCATGAACAGGCTGCCGCATTTATGGCTGCAGCTTACGGAAGACTGACAGGAAAAGCCGGGGTCTGTTTTTCAACCCTCGGACCGGGTGCAACGAACCTTGTTACAGGCGTTGCCCAGGCACAGCTTATAGGAGCTCCTTTAATCTCCATATCCGGACAAAAAGCGCTGGTGGACAACTGGCAGGCCCGTTTCCAGCTTGTAGATGTTGTCAGGATGATGGAACCGCTCTGCAAAAAAGCTGTATCGATTTCCGATCCCGGCAGGATACCCACAGTAATCCGAAATGCCTTCAAACATGCAGAAGCCGAAAAACCTGGAGCTGTACACATCGAACTTCCTGAAGACGTGGCTGGCGAAGAAACCGACGCGGTAGTGCAGAAGCGAAGCAGGATCAAAATTCCATCTCCTGACCCTGAAGCTGTCGAAATGGCAGCGAGAATGATCCATAAAGCTAAAAATCCCCTTATCATCGTTTCTTCCGGAGCTAACCGGACGGAGGTTACTGAAGAGCTTGAATATTTTTCCAGAAAGACCGGCATCTACCTTGTGCATACACAGATGGGAAAAGGAGTTGTCCCTGATGACTGCATCTATAGCCTCTTTGCTACAGGGATTCATGCAAGAGATTACGTAAACTGCGGAATTGACGGGGCAGACCTGATAATAACCGTGGGCTACGATATAGTTGAATACCCACCATACCTCTGGAACAGGCATCTGGACAAGAAGATCATAAACATAGACTTTGCGGACTCCATACCTGACAGGTATTTTAATCCGGATGTAGAGGTAATAGGAGACATTGCTTCCTCCATCCGCCAGCTTGCCGCAAGAATTCCGGAAAAGAGGGAGTTTCCTTTTTTCGAAAACACAAGAAACTTCATTGAAGAAAAAATCAATTCTCCTTTCAGGAAAGGCTATCCACCCCTCCCTCAGGAAATTGTACAAAGCGTGAGAAAGGTGCTAGGGCGAGAAGACATTATTTCTCTTGATAACGGGATATACAAGCTCTGGTTCTCCAGACTTTACAAGGCTTATGCTCCCAATACCGTGCTGCTGGACAACGCCCTCGCTACAATGGGAGCAGGGTTCTCGGCAGGGCTTGTTGCAAAACTCCTTCACCCTGAACGCCGCGTACTCGCAGTCTGTGGAGACGGAGGCTTTATGATGAACTGCCAGGAGCTGGAAACTGCAATCCGCTATAAGATCCCTCTTGTCGTCCTCATACTCAACGATAATGCTTTCGGCTTCATAAAATGGAAGCAGAAGAAGCTGCATTTTGAAGACTTTGCCCTTGACTGCGGAAACCCTGACTTTGTCCGCTTTGCAGAAAGTTTCGGGGCAACAGGCCTGAAGGTCGAAGAAGGAGACGACCTTTCAGAAGTTCTCGAAAAAGCCTTTTTCCTGAACAAATTGGTGGCCATCGAATGTCCCATTGATTACTCCGTAAACTATGAGACTTTCTCTATAGAACTCGGAAACCTTGTGTGTAAATTCTGA
- a CDS encoding NAD-dependent succinate-semialdehyde dehydrogenase: MKIKSINPYTEEVNWVYDVLSFGDCEDQIKKSRATFSGWSSLSVEERTRYIARAAEVLRQSKRVYAEIITKEMGKPIRQALGEIDNCACLCDYYAENSAEFLKDEVVETEAEKSYVTFEPLGIILGIAPWDFPFWQAFRFAVPALTAGNVCLLKHASNVPMSALEVEKVFTEAGLPENVFKTLLIDSKTAMEIVDEDLVDGVSITGSQVAGSEIGELAGRLVKPFVLELGGSDPFIVLEDADIDRASQFAIESRFLNAGQSCIAAKRFIVVEDVVVDFIEAFELHIQELKIGDPMDEETDIGPVAKKECVNILEKILKDAKRKGAEPHVYGEEHAKGFFFRPALIPAASEDMKACNFEVFGPIAPVIIAKDEDEAVEIANSTEFGFGAEIWSADLERAERLAKRIRAGFVTINGMVKSDPRLPFGGVKKSGIGRELSYYGLKQFVNIKTVVVNK; encoded by the coding sequence ATGAAAATCAAATCTATTAATCCTTATACTGAAGAAGTAAACTGGGTTTACGATGTATTATCTTTTGGAGACTGCGAAGACCAGATCAAAAAGTCCAGGGCTACTTTTTCGGGTTGGAGCTCGCTTTCTGTTGAGGAAAGAACCAGGTATATTGCACGTGCAGCTGAGGTACTCAGGCAAAGCAAAAGGGTGTACGCCGAAATTATCACAAAAGAAATGGGAAAGCCAATCAGGCAGGCACTTGGAGAGATTGATAATTGCGCATGTCTCTGTGACTATTATGCGGAAAATTCGGCAGAGTTTCTGAAGGATGAAGTTGTGGAAACAGAAGCCGAAAAGAGCTATGTCACCTTTGAGCCCCTGGGAATTATTCTCGGGATCGCACCCTGGGATTTTCCTTTCTGGCAGGCTTTCAGGTTTGCAGTGCCAGCACTGACTGCTGGAAATGTGTGCCTGCTGAAGCATGCGTCCAATGTGCCTATGTCGGCTCTTGAGGTTGAAAAAGTATTTACCGAAGCCGGACTACCTGAAAATGTGTTTAAGACCCTGCTGATCGACTCTAAAACTGCCATGGAAATCGTAGATGAGGACCTTGTTGACGGGGTTTCGATCACCGGGAGCCAGGTAGCCGGATCTGAAATAGGGGAGCTTGCCGGAAGGTTGGTCAAGCCTTTTGTTCTGGAACTTGGAGGGTCCGACCCCTTCATTGTGCTTGAAGATGCGGATATAGACCGGGCTTCACAGTTTGCGATAGAATCCCGTTTCCTTAATGCCGGGCAGAGCTGTATTGCCGCCAAGAGGTTCATTGTCGTTGAAGATGTCGTCGTGGATTTCATCGAGGCCTTCGAACTGCATATTCAGGAGCTGAAAATCGGAGACCCCATGGATGAGGAAACTGACATCGGGCCTGTGGCAAAAAAAGAGTGTGTCAACATCCTTGAAAAGATCCTGAAGGATGCAAAAAGAAAAGGGGCAGAGCCTCATGTGTACGGGGAAGAACATGCGAAAGGCTTTTTCTTCAGACCGGCGCTTATCCCCGCTGCCAGTGAAGACATGAAAGCCTGCAATTTTGAGGTCTTCGGACCTATCGCACCCGTAATCATAGCAAAGGACGAGGATGAGGCAGTGGAGATTGCAAACTCTACGGAGTTCGGGTTTGGAGCTGAGATCTGGTCTGCAGACCTGGAAAGAGCCGAACGGCTGGCAAAAAGAATCAGGGCAGGTTTTGTGACCATAAACGGAATGGTCAAATCCGACCCAAGACTGCCTTTTGGAGGAGTCAAAAAATCCGGAATAGGAAGGGAACTTTCATATTACGGCCTTAAGCAATTTGTGAACATAAAAACCGTCGTTGTTAACAAATAA